Proteins encoded in a region of the Mucispirillum schaedleri ASF457 genome:
- a CDS encoding IS3 family transposase, whose protein sequence is MFKKAGSLNAVKGTESSTEKAQIITALRLYYSLDILLSVSNMKRSTYYYNVKKPAALDKYAEVKAYILEIYEKSNKTYGYPRITKALEKLGYTYDRKTVAKLMKELNISSIIRVKKRYKQGRVSHICSNKLNRAFTSEKPCLKWVTDVAEIKINNEKVYLSAIMDLYNREITAYSVSKYNNEEMVIDNLKQAIDKTKDTTGLMIHSDQGILYQANQFRKLLKENNIEQSMSRRGNCYDNAVMESFFATLKCELVYINKFKNIEQFKYELEKYIDFYNNYRIKANGLTPLQEKEIYLVA, encoded by the coding sequence ATATTTAAAAAAGCTGGAAGCCTTAATGCAGTCAAAGGAACAGAGAGTTCAACAGAAAAAGCACAAATAATAACTGCATTAAGGCTGTATTACAGTTTGGATATCCTGTTGTCTGTGAGTAATATGAAAAGAAGCACTTACTATTATAATGTTAAAAAGCCTGCTGCATTAGATAAATATGCAGAAGTCAAGGCATATATATTAGAAATATATGAAAAATCTAACAAGACTTACGGCTATCCAAGAATAACAAAGGCATTAGAGAAACTGGGTTATACTTATGACAGGAAGACAGTAGCAAAATTAATGAAGGAATTAAATATTTCATCAATAATCAGGGTTAAGAAAAGGTATAAACAAGGCAGAGTAAGTCATATATGCAGCAATAAATTAAACAGAGCCTTTACAAGTGAGAAACCATGTTTAAAATGGGTAACAGATGTGGCAGAGATAAAAATTAATAATGAAAAGGTGTATTTATCAGCAATAATGGATTTGTATAACAGAGAAATAACAGCATACAGTGTAAGCAAATATAATAATGAAGAAATGGTAATAGATAATTTAAAACAGGCAATAGATAAAACAAAAGATACAACAGGGTTAATGATACATTCAGACCAGGGTATATTATATCAGGCTAATCAATTTAGAAAGTTATTAAAGGAAAATAATATAGAGCAGAGTATGTCAAGGCGTGGCAACTGCTATGATAATGCTGTTATGGAAAGTTTCTTTGCTACTTTAAAATGTGAATTGGTTTATATTAACAAATTCAAAAATATAGAACAGTTTAAATATGAACTTGAAAAATATATTGATTTCTATAATAATTACAGAATAAAAGCTAATGGACTTACACCTTTACAGGAAAAAGAAATTTATTTAGTGGCTTAG